In one window of Methanosarcina vacuolata Z-761 DNA:
- a CDS encoding class I SAM-dependent methyltransferase encodes MQAERNIPHREQKLSVKQAEALGYYDFMSYLGVPYYHVGGLTSTRKLAELCRIDSTKKVLMVGCGSGFSACYLAREIGCEVVGIDISKLSIEEAKERAKNQGVSDKAKFIVGDAHALPFEVGAFDAVITEFVSQFLDRETAFKEFARVLRFGAYVGINEMYREKEIPAKAAKEIAQAEKIIGEITGLPFSLLSPEEWKEELERAGLKDVNVRMCKPIRYLQETKYMAEAMGGTWSFIKYLIDTISKMAKYYFLSKKVRYRFKRLEKSKKILFRKKLTSKYVGYVLATGKK; translated from the coding sequence ATGCAGGCAGAGAGAAACATTCCACACAGAGAACAAAAACTTTCAGTTAAACAAGCCGAAGCTCTGGGATATTATGACTTTATGAGTTATCTGGGAGTACCTTATTATCATGTAGGCGGCCTTACCTCCACCAGAAAACTTGCTGAATTATGCAGGATTGACTCTACAAAAAAAGTCCTGATGGTTGGATGTGGAAGCGGTTTTTCTGCCTGTTACCTTGCCAGAGAAATCGGCTGTGAGGTAGTAGGAATTGATATTTCAAAACTTTCGATTGAGGAAGCAAAAGAAAGGGCAAAAAACCAGGGAGTTTCGGACAAAGCAAAATTCATAGTAGGGGATGCTCACGCCCTGCCCTTTGAAGTAGGGGCTTTCGATGCCGTGATAACAGAGTTTGTGTCCCAGTTTTTAGATAGGGAAACAGCTTTCAAAGAATTCGCAAGGGTTCTGAGGTTTGGGGCTTATGTGGGGATTAACGAAATGTATAGAGAAAAGGAGATTCCTGCTAAAGCCGCCAAAGAAATTGCTCAAGCCGAAAAAATAATTGGAGAAATAACAGGACTTCCATTTTCCCTGCTGTCGCCTGAAGAATGGAAAGAAGAACTTGAAAGAGCAGGTCTGAAAGATGTTAATGTAAGAATGTGCAAACCTATCCGGTACCTTCAGGAAACAAAATACATGGCAGAAGCGATGGGAGGGACCTGGAGCTTTATAAAGTACCTTATAGACACGATCTCGAAAATGGCTAAGTACTACTTCTTAAGCAAAAAGGTCCGATACAGGTTCAAAAGACTGGAAAAAAGTAAAAAAATTTTATTCCGAAAGAAATTAACCTCAAAATATGTGGGTTATGTATTGGCTACGGGAAAAAAATAA
- a CDS encoding NADH-quinone oxidoreductase subunit B family protein codes for MVNPLTYVFRPKVTEKFEFSDSELESLGSKLRTKVNRVFGHSLAIRELDSGSDNSTEIEVSNLGAPHYDVERFGISFVASPRHADVLLVTGAVTLNMAEAVLKTYEAMPFPKFVVAVGDDACDGGIYKGSYAVLGGVDKILPVNIKIPGNPPSPKEILRGIFALVKNKENEN; via the coding sequence ATGGTAAACCCACTTACATACGTCTTCCGTCCGAAAGTAACGGAAAAATTTGAGTTTTCAGATAGTGAACTTGAATCTCTAGGCTCCAAACTGAGAACTAAAGTCAACAGGGTTTTCGGGCACAGCCTTGCAATCCGCGAACTGGATTCAGGCAGCGACAATTCAACAGAAATTGAGGTTTCAAACCTCGGAGCCCCGCATTATGATGTTGAGAGATTTGGGATCTCTTTTGTGGCTTCCCCAAGGCATGCTGATGTCCTGCTGGTTACAGGTGCAGTCACTCTGAATATGGCCGAAGCCGTTCTAAAAACCTATGAAGCCATGCCCTTTCCTAAATTCGTGGTCGCAGTCGGGGATGATGCCTGTGACGGAGGGATTTATAAGGGCTCTTATGCCGTACTTGGCGGAGTCGATAAAATCCTGCCTGTGAATATAAAAATTCCTGGAAACCCTCCCTCTCCAAAAGAAATCCTGCGCGGGATCTTTGCCCTGGTAAAAAATAAGGAAAATGAGAACTGA
- a CDS encoding hydrogenase large subunit, whose amino-acid sequence MSSNKDTVSSLMPAGPKLRGNYQISGNSAVLETPSVLATRHATDLMIDIAGKEPQIEKGKNNEFYIPLAEEEFLKTVPALSEKGFILTSLFCVQDLEGKPGFTLFYIFRMNSSTDVFAFMRHVRKETTSIATVFPSACWYEREIRDGFGIEFTDAFDKRRLFLHEAYPEGFHPLLKSFKNRKIQTVESPEEAYPFKQLEGDGVYQIPVGPVHAGIIEPGHFRFSVIGEPIFNLEIRLFYKHRGIEKLAEGKSPSACIPIAEAISGDETVSNAVAFCTAVEKIAGIEIPERANYLRAILLELERIYSHMGDLSGMITDIGFPRMTTPFLILRENIFRQNEFLTGSRFMRGTIDIGGVKKEISGESLSKLDLYLKIFVPQFESAITAVYTSSSLIDRFSTTGVLKKKLIAPLNLTGPIARAAGATYDVRLDHPYCIYKDMPPERAIKMAGDVLSRFEVKAAEVLNSASLIKKLIASILEGAIISETTEFSISNIPDGYALSMVEAARGQNLHWVYVRSGLIDRYKVRTASFCNWQAIEHAVLGNIVPDFPLINKSFNLSYAGTDL is encoded by the coding sequence ATGAGTTCAAACAAAGACACAGTAAGTTCCCTGATGCCGGCAGGCCCGAAATTAAGAGGGAATTACCAGATTTCAGGTAATTCTGCAGTTTTGGAGACTCCTTCGGTTCTGGCGACCCGGCACGCTACAGATTTAATGATTGACATTGCAGGTAAAGAGCCGCAGATCGAAAAGGGAAAAAATAATGAATTCTATATCCCCCTGGCAGAAGAGGAGTTTTTAAAAACCGTACCTGCGCTTTCCGAGAAGGGTTTTATCCTGACAAGTCTGTTCTGCGTTCAGGATTTAGAAGGAAAACCTGGTTTTACTCTCTTTTATATCTTCAGAATGAACAGTTCTACTGACGTATTTGCGTTTATGCGGCATGTCAGAAAGGAAACTACATCTATTGCCACGGTTTTTCCTTCGGCATGCTGGTATGAACGGGAAATTCGGGACGGATTTGGTATAGAATTTACAGATGCTTTTGACAAAAGAAGACTCTTTTTACATGAGGCCTATCCTGAAGGCTTTCATCCTCTCCTTAAATCCTTTAAAAACAGGAAAATCCAGACTGTTGAAAGCCCGGAGGAAGCATATCCTTTTAAACAGCTAGAGGGAGACGGCGTTTACCAGATCCCTGTCGGGCCTGTACATGCAGGAATTATTGAGCCTGGACATTTCAGGTTCAGTGTCATCGGAGAACCAATCTTCAATCTCGAAATCCGGCTCTTTTATAAACACCGGGGAATCGAAAAGCTTGCCGAGGGAAAAAGCCCCTCTGCCTGTATTCCTATTGCGGAGGCAATAAGTGGGGATGAGACCGTTTCCAATGCCGTTGCCTTCTGTACGGCCGTAGAAAAAATTGCGGGAATTGAAATTCCGGAAAGAGCGAACTACTTAAGGGCTATTCTCCTGGAACTCGAGCGCATTTACTCGCATATGGGAGATCTCTCGGGCATGATTACCGATATAGGATTTCCGAGAATGACAACGCCTTTCCTTATCCTCCGTGAAAATATTTTCAGGCAAAACGAGTTTCTCACAGGCTCCCGATTTATGAGAGGCACTATAGATATAGGAGGAGTAAAAAAGGAGATTTCAGGCGAATCTCTTTCAAAACTCGACCTTTATTTGAAAATATTTGTACCACAATTTGAATCCGCGATTACCGCTGTTTATACTTCCTCGTCACTTATTGACAGATTTTCAACAACCGGAGTTTTAAAAAAGAAATTGATAGCTCCGCTTAATCTTACAGGCCCTATTGCTCGGGCGGCCGGAGCTACATATGATGTCAGACTTGACCATCCCTACTGTATATACAAAGATATGCCTCCGGAAAGAGCAATTAAAATGGCAGGCGATGTCCTTTCTCGGTTTGAGGTTAAAGCTGCCGAAGTTCTTAACTCAGCTTCTCTGATAAAGAAACTTATAGCGTCAATCCTGGAAGGCGCAATCATTTCCGAGACAACCGAATTTTCAATTTCAAATATTCCAGATGGATATGCCCTTTCAATGGTTGAAGCTGCACGGGGACAGAACCTTCACTGGGTTTATGTCAGAAGCGGGCTAATCGACCGCTATAAGGTGAGAACAGCCTCCTTCTGCAACTGGCAGGCCATAGAACATGCAGTGCTCGGGAATATTGTTCCTGATTTTCCTCTGATAAATAAGAGCTTTAACCTTTCCTATGCTGGAACTGATCTCTGA
- a CDS encoding proton-conducting transporter transmembrane domain-containing protein: protein MIILSYLAVGAIALALITLSKSHRAMNAFFILHTLASLTIGVYVLLTAPFPIFETGSEYFYVDHLSLYEVLIAALLFFLASVYANGYVESLMQAQELHRNNLKIFYMVFSLLLTTVTLAFFSDNLALFWIFAELTTVFSAALVAILSAKENIDAAIKYIFIASGAMLFSFIGLIFLYTLSGEVLGSGTLNWTILAKNAALLSPKMLTASFVFLFIGFAAKSGIFPFHTWLPDAHSKAPSAVSAILSGVLLNIGMYGILRMYAIVRQTQAETMISQFLLGFGLLTITVAVLNMLLQKNLKMLIAFSSVEHMGILLLGIGIGTPLALFWTLFYILAHSLTKASLFFSAGILHRQYESNLIKDIKDVFSLQPVAGWGFVIGSFAIIGMPPFPIFSAKFFILLEAFGFSKPLVFAVLLLLVIASAAFARFLIEAFTQSSKDAGTEGTETPIIPYTVRGGMKFPILSILFMILALGVVFPEPLEKLLNIIVYELGYL from the coding sequence ATGATAATACTCAGTTATCTGGCTGTGGGAGCCATAGCTCTTGCCCTTATCACGCTTTCAAAGTCTCACAGGGCAATGAATGCCTTCTTCATTCTACACACCCTTGCGTCTCTTACAATCGGGGTTTATGTTTTGCTCACTGCTCCATTCCCGATTTTTGAAACCGGAAGTGAATACTTTTATGTGGACCATCTCAGCCTCTATGAAGTTCTGATTGCGGCCTTGCTGTTTTTCCTGGCTTCGGTCTATGCAAATGGTTACGTGGAGAGCCTGATGCAGGCCCAGGAACTGCACAGGAATAACCTGAAAATCTTTTATATGGTTTTCAGCCTCCTGCTTACGACAGTGACCCTGGCTTTCTTTTCGGACAACCTTGCTCTGTTCTGGATCTTTGCCGAGCTGACAACAGTTTTTTCAGCCGCACTCGTAGCAATCCTGTCTGCCAAAGAAAACATCGACGCAGCCATCAAATACATCTTCATAGCCTCGGGAGCCATGCTCTTTTCGTTCATAGGACTGATCTTTTTATACACACTTTCCGGGGAAGTACTGGGCAGCGGGACTCTGAACTGGACAATACTGGCTAAAAATGCAGCCCTCCTGTCACCTAAAATGTTGACTGCAAGTTTTGTGTTTCTTTTTATCGGGTTTGCAGCAAAATCTGGGATTTTCCCCTTCCATACCTGGCTTCCAGATGCCCACTCAAAAGCCCCTTCAGCAGTAAGCGCCATCTTATCCGGAGTCCTGTTGAATATAGGCATGTACGGAATTCTGCGGATGTACGCAATTGTCAGGCAGACTCAGGCCGAGACTATGATATCTCAGTTCCTTCTGGGTTTTGGCCTGCTTACCATCACAGTTGCGGTCCTGAATATGCTTTTGCAGAAAAACCTGAAGATGCTGATTGCATTTTCAAGTGTGGAACACATGGGCATTCTCCTCCTTGGAATAGGGATTGGAACGCCTCTTGCTCTCTTCTGGACACTTTTTTACATCCTTGCCCACTCACTGACCAAAGCCTCACTCTTTTTTTCGGCAGGCATTCTACACAGGCAATACGAAAGTAACCTGATTAAGGACATAAAAGATGTTTTTTCACTTCAGCCCGTTGCAGGCTGGGGCTTTGTTATTGGTAGCTTTGCAATCATAGGCATGCCTCCTTTCCCGATTTTTTCGGCCAAATTTTTTATCCTGCTGGAAGCTTTCGGATTTTCGAAACCGCTTGTCTTTGCAGTTCTCCTCCTCCTGGTCATAGCGTCGGCTGCATTTGCAAGATTTTTAATCGAAGCCTTTACCCAGAGCTCGAAAGATGCTGGAACCGAAGGCACGGAAACTCCGATTATCCCCTATACAGTCCGAGGAGGCATGAAATTTCCAATATTGTCCATTCTTTTTATGATTCTGGCCCTTGGAGTTGTCTTTCCGGAACCTCTGGAAAAACTGTTGAACATAATCGTGTACGAACTTGGATACCTGTGA
- a CDS encoding hydrogenase subunit yields MISPLLADPAFLEDIIRIFFVFVLITAAFTLSTRNIASLLNVYASQSLLLVLIALFLYLIEGSQTLLSIAVLTLVTKVLLIPLFINHIGEKIKISRDLKFNYLEPTASLIVSMGLILLAYVFLSGFFSEFILGKLFFMGAVIGLSLTLMGMLVIFSRRKVITKAIGYLTMENGVLLFGIFVADLPFIIEILIVIDLMILVLLTTILAIGIDSTIEEYHQRLQTLRIWSVRED; encoded by the coding sequence ATGATATCTCCTTTACTGGCAGATCCAGCATTTCTAGAAGACATAATCAGGATTTTCTTTGTCTTTGTATTGATCACTGCAGCTTTTACCCTTTCCACAAGGAACATTGCCTCTCTGCTGAACGTATACGCTTCCCAGTCCTTACTACTGGTCCTGATCGCTTTATTTCTCTACCTGATCGAGGGCAGCCAAACACTGCTTTCGATAGCAGTTCTTACACTTGTAACCAAGGTACTGCTAATTCCTCTTTTTATAAACCATATCGGGGAAAAAATCAAGATTAGCAGAGACCTGAAGTTTAATTACCTGGAACCAACAGCTTCCCTCATTGTTAGCATGGGCCTGATTCTGCTTGCCTATGTCTTTCTCTCGGGCTTTTTCAGTGAATTTATTCTGGGAAAGTTGTTTTTCATGGGGGCTGTTATAGGCTTATCGCTGACTCTCATGGGTATGCTTGTGATATTCAGCCGGAGGAAAGTGATTACAAAAGCCATCGGTTATCTGACAATGGAAAACGGAGTTCTTCTTTTCGGGATTTTTGTTGCGGATCTCCCTTTTATTATAGAAATCCTGATCGTAATAGACCTGATGATCCTTGTACTGTTAACAACTATCCTGGCAATTGGTATAGATTCTACAATTGAAGAATATCATCAGCGCCTCCAGACACTTAGAATCTGGTCAGTGAGGGAAGATTAA
- a CDS encoding respiratory chain complex I subunit 1 family protein: MNASFLLFALLNTGFILLVSPLFMSLIKKVKASAQGRKGPGLLQNYLDLRKLMQKEVVYSPNSSGIMRITPYLNLAVLLLASLFVPIVFIPDTHAGIGNIIVFLYLLAIERFFTALCGLDAGSTFGGMGSSRLMSLSAVIEPTMVIAFAALAYVLRTVNLHEMFAITAGSTIPESPTLTLISISLFIIIIVETGRIPVDNPATHLELTMMNEAMILEQSGKNLALIELAHAVKQTILMAVLINILAPWGLATEITFASLSVSCLYFLVKASLLAGLIGLFESSIAKMRLFRLPSFYMMAFFFSALTILLEVFA; the protein is encoded by the coding sequence ATGAATGCTTCATTCCTTTTATTCGCCCTGCTAAATACGGGCTTTATCCTGCTGGTTTCCCCACTTTTTATGAGCCTGATTAAAAAAGTCAAGGCATCCGCTCAGGGAAGAAAAGGTCCAGGTCTCCTGCAGAACTATTTAGATTTACGCAAGCTTATGCAAAAAGAGGTTGTGTACTCACCCAACTCTTCCGGAATCATGAGAATTACTCCCTACCTCAACCTGGCAGTTCTCCTTCTGGCCTCACTCTTTGTCCCCATAGTCTTTATCCCTGATACCCATGCAGGAATCGGAAACATAATAGTTTTCCTCTACCTGCTCGCAATAGAACGTTTTTTTACGGCACTCTGCGGGCTTGATGCTGGAAGCACTTTCGGGGGCATGGGAAGCTCCCGCTTAATGAGCCTCTCGGCAGTCATTGAACCTACGATGGTCATAGCCTTTGCTGCACTTGCATATGTCTTAAGAACCGTAAATCTTCATGAGATGTTTGCAATAACTGCCGGGTCAACGATTCCGGAAAGCCCGACCCTTACCCTTATTTCGATTTCCCTTTTTATTATAATCATAGTGGAGACAGGAAGGATCCCTGTGGACAACCCTGCAACGCATCTTGAGCTTACCATGATGAACGAAGCCATGATTCTGGAACAGTCCGGGAAAAACCTGGCTTTAATAGAGCTTGCCCATGCCGTTAAACAGACAATCCTGATGGCAGTCCTGATAAATATTCTGGCCCCCTGGGGGCTTGCAACCGAGATCACCTTTGCAAGCCTTTCAGTCTCATGCCTCTATTTCCTTGTAAAAGCCAGCTTGCTTGCAGGATTAATAGGCCTTTTTGAGTCTTCCATTGCAAAAATGCGGCTTTTCAGATTGCCCAGCTTCTATATGATGGCATTTTTCTTTTCCGCACTTACCATCCTGCTGGAGGTATTTGCATGA
- a CDS encoding proton-conducting transporter transmembrane domain-containing protein yields the protein MLEAFIYSAIIALIAGVVLPLLCRSKNARKASFGLSFLSSILLLAFAGIILYTGKEPAFPAIGFLPGLDFTLAADKLSAGFILLIAAVTSGVSIYSVEYVEHAKSEARKDLQAALTNLFILAMLMVVLAGNMVGFLVFWEVMSLSSLMLVLHDYTSEENKKAGLFYFIMTSLSTAFLFMGFISLFRLTGSAEFGPLDYPASDLTLSFLCLFTGFGIKAGLVPFHKWLPYAHPAAPSSISALMSGVMLKVAIYGFLRFLLSVSTPELWWGTLILIAGTLSAVLGVIYAVKESDIKRLLAYSSIENIGIIFTGIGLYLIFKLEGVESLALLSLAGACFHAFNHALFKSLLFLGAGSVVHATGTRNIEAFGGLVKRMPQTAALFLIGSVSIAGLPPTSGFVSEMMLFQAYFYSSELPDPLIKVLLIITLSVFALTSALAAALFVKLFGITFLALPRTKCAQGATEVPKPMLFGEAVPAAFCILSGLFSSRILALLGFDLGIPDMLLLGLILVGACGLVWIMVRNSGPSKTRISKETWGCGILAQHPTMEYTSTGFSEPLVVIFKKIYRTEISSTRTYSDTKGSIFKNGTARIHLIKFFEERLYIPVAYAVSLISSQVSRMQNGKLDTYVLYVFIAVLTLMTFTRYFA from the coding sequence TTGCTAGAAGCTTTTATTTACAGCGCTATTATAGCCCTTATAGCTGGAGTTGTCTTGCCTCTCCTGTGCCGCAGTAAAAACGCAAGAAAAGCTTCTTTTGGCCTATCATTTCTTTCTTCGATCTTGCTTCTGGCTTTTGCAGGCATCATCCTGTACACCGGAAAAGAGCCTGCTTTTCCAGCCATCGGATTTCTTCCAGGGCTGGATTTCACCCTGGCCGCAGACAAGCTTTCGGCAGGTTTTATTCTGCTGATTGCAGCCGTTACGTCAGGGGTTTCAATATATTCCGTTGAATATGTGGAGCATGCTAAAAGTGAAGCAAGAAAAGATCTTCAGGCAGCCCTCACAAACCTCTTTATCCTTGCCATGTTGATGGTCGTACTTGCAGGAAATATGGTAGGTTTCCTGGTTTTCTGGGAAGTGATGTCCCTATCTTCCTTGATGCTGGTACTCCACGATTATACCTCGGAAGAAAACAAAAAAGCAGGGCTTTTCTACTTTATAATGACAAGTCTGAGTACAGCTTTTCTTTTTATGGGTTTTATAAGTCTGTTCAGGCTGACGGGCTCTGCCGAGTTCGGACCACTGGATTACCCGGCAAGCGACCTGACTTTGTCTTTCCTCTGCCTCTTTACCGGTTTCGGAATCAAAGCAGGACTTGTTCCTTTCCACAAATGGCTGCCCTATGCTCATCCTGCAGCCCCGTCTAGCATTTCGGCTCTGATGTCAGGAGTTATGCTGAAGGTTGCAATCTACGGTTTCCTGCGGTTTTTGCTCTCGGTCTCCACCCCAGAACTCTGGTGGGGTACATTGATCCTTATAGCAGGGACTCTCTCAGCCGTACTGGGAGTTATTTACGCTGTTAAAGAAAGCGATATAAAAAGGCTGCTTGCTTACAGCAGCATAGAAAATATCGGGATCATTTTCACAGGAATTGGCCTGTATTTGATATTTAAACTGGAAGGAGTTGAAAGCCTTGCACTCTTAAGCCTTGCAGGAGCCTGCTTCCACGCTTTCAACCACGCCCTTTTCAAAAGTTTGCTATTTCTCGGTGCAGGCTCAGTGGTCCATGCTACTGGCACACGGAACATCGAAGCCTTCGGAGGCCTTGTAAAACGAATGCCCCAAACCGCCGCTCTTTTTCTGATAGGTTCGGTCTCAATTGCTGGCCTTCCTCCAACAAGCGGCTTTGTAAGTGAGATGATGCTTTTTCAAGCTTACTTTTATTCCTCTGAGCTTCCAGACCCTCTAATAAAGGTGCTTTTAATTATTACCCTCTCGGTATTTGCCCTCACCAGTGCGCTTGCAGCAGCTCTTTTTGTAAAGCTTTTCGGAATTACCTTCCTTGCCCTTCCGAGGACAAAATGTGCACAGGGAGCCACCGAAGTCCCGAAACCCATGCTGTTCGGAGAAGCTGTGCCTGCAGCTTTCTGTATCCTTTCAGGGCTGTTTTCATCCAGGATTCTGGCTCTGCTAGGCTTTGACCTTGGGATTCCGGACATGCTGCTTCTCGGGTTGATTCTTGTCGGAGCATGCGGGCTTGTATGGATTATGGTCCGCAATTCCGGCCCTTCAAAAACAAGGATAAGCAAAGAAACCTGGGGATGCGGAATCCTGGCCCAGCACCCGACAATGGAATACACCTCTACAGGCTTTTCGGAGCCTCTTGTAGTCATTTTCAAAAAAATTTACAGGACTGAAATATCCAGTACAAGAACATATTCAGATACTAAAGGAAGTATTTTTAAGAATGGAACTGCGAGAATTCACCTGATTAAATTCTTTGAAGAGCGCCTGTATATTCCCGTAGCCTATGCAGTCAGCCTTATCTCTTCCCAGGTTTCCAGAATGCAGAATGGGAAGCTGGACACCTATGTACTCTACGTTTTCATTGCGGTACTAACACTGATGACATTTACGAGGTATTTCGCATGA
- a CDS encoding IS1634 family transposase has product MKSILRIKKINGIEYWYEDIPYYDKEKKQIRHKSKYVGRNINGKPVRVRDALNSSDEIVQDETSFVSSKPVNAYNYGEFLPLQKIVEELKIEEYLGDLFNEKDRNMILSMALNRVIRPTAMYNLKTWYENSVLSLQWPELPLKSQNISNLLAKVGNSDIPSMFMGKMFRNLGTKRTLMYDLTSLSSYSQLINLLEYGYNRDNCDLPQINLSMIVDKEKGIPVMYDIYPGSIVDVTTLKNTLKKIEAHGMENYTLVMDRGFFSKGNIEELVREKIPFIMPATMALKSVKELMSSVQKDIESPEYLHKFHKKPIFVKPVTLEEKEFKINGYCFYDPKREMEEKSTFYSRLYDMKEKLEETAIPGWRNAAEVFKERAREMASFYSWKKIDDHFKINIKKNAVSQRINRMGKFFLFYYGERDWVECLTYYRERDIVEKGFKVMKNDIQSLPLNTNKDSTTKGFIFVCFIGLIIRMKLLSMMKETKIIEDYTVESLLLELEKIRKVELQNGEVIVTELTRKQKEIMEKLNLCA; this is encoded by the coding sequence ATGAAGTCTATCCTCCGCATCAAGAAAATAAATGGAATTGAGTACTGGTACGAAGATATTCCTTATTACGATAAGGAAAAGAAACAAATTCGCCATAAATCCAAATATGTTGGCAGAAACATAAACGGTAAACCTGTTAGAGTTCGTGACGCATTAAACTCTTCCGATGAAATCGTGCAAGATGAGACTTCTTTCGTTTCCAGCAAACCTGTAAATGCTTATAACTATGGTGAGTTCCTTCCATTACAGAAAATAGTAGAAGAACTCAAAATTGAAGAGTATCTTGGTGATCTGTTCAATGAAAAAGACAGGAACATGATACTTTCAATGGCACTTAATCGTGTAATTCGTCCTACAGCTATGTATAACCTTAAAACCTGGTATGAGAATTCTGTTCTTTCTCTCCAGTGGCCTGAGTTACCCTTGAAAAGTCAAAACATCAGTAATCTACTTGCAAAAGTAGGTAATAGCGACATTCCATCCATGTTTATGGGTAAAATGTTTAGAAATCTTGGGACAAAACGCACATTAATGTACGATCTTACCAGTTTATCGAGCTACTCACAACTAATTAATCTTCTTGAATACGGATACAATAGAGACAATTGCGATCTTCCTCAAATAAATCTCTCCATGATTGTGGATAAGGAAAAAGGAATTCCGGTGATGTATGACATCTATCCTGGAAGTATTGTAGACGTTACAACTCTTAAAAATACTCTAAAAAAGATAGAAGCTCATGGAATGGAAAACTATACACTGGTAATGGATAGAGGCTTTTTCAGCAAGGGAAACATTGAGGAATTAGTAAGGGAAAAGATTCCTTTTATTATGCCAGCTACAATGGCACTTAAAAGTGTCAAAGAGCTTATGAGTTCAGTACAAAAAGACATCGAAAGTCCGGAATATCTTCATAAGTTTCACAAAAAACCAATATTTGTAAAGCCAGTGACTCTTGAGGAAAAGGAATTCAAGATCAATGGATACTGTTTCTATGATCCAAAGAGAGAAATGGAAGAAAAAAGCACATTTTACTCCCGTCTTTATGATATGAAGGAAAAACTGGAAGAAACAGCAATACCAGGATGGAGAAATGCGGCAGAGGTGTTCAAAGAGAGAGCAAGGGAAATGGCAAGTTTCTATTCGTGGAAAAAGATAGATGACCATTTCAAAATCAATATCAAGAAAAATGCAGTATCGCAGAGAATAAACAGAATGGGAAAGTTTTTCCTTTTTTATTATGGAGAACGTGATTGGGTAGAATGTCTCACTTACTACAGAGAAAGAGATATTGTTGAGAAAGGATTCAAAGTAATGAAAAATGATATTCAGTCGCTTCCACTAAACACAAACAAAGATTCAACAACAAAGGGATTCATTTTTGTCTGCTTTATCGGACTAATTATTAGAATGAAGCTACTGAGTATGATGAAGGAAACAAAAATTATTGAGGATTATACAGTAGAGAGTTTACTTTTAGAGCTTGAGAAGATCAGAAAAGTAGAACTGCAAAATGGAGAGGTAATAGTTACAGAACTCACAAGAAAGCAAAAAGAAATTATGGAAAAATTGAATTTATGCGCTTAA
- a CDS encoding dihydrofolate reductase family protein has protein sequence MIPKVIIHNSISLDGSTTGFEANIGVHYKILSSYLPDAMIVGSNTAKTGTQFFCEKIPPEEEADFKKPEIHPDDPRAYWLIADSKGILEGLMHVFRRSEFSKDAIVLVSQKTPEAYINYLKERNYDFIRTGSDRVNIRQALEIANERYGFELVVSDSGGVLNSILLEHGLVDEISLILTPEIVGKNGTNLFRTLGKSGIRLELLRNEIVEKQCVHLVYRVLKE, from the coding sequence ATGATACCAAAAGTAATTATTCACAACAGTATAAGTCTCGACGGCTCTACTACGGGCTTCGAAGCAAATATTGGAGTTCACTACAAAATCCTGAGCAGTTATCTGCCCGATGCCATGATAGTAGGCTCGAACACTGCGAAAACCGGAACCCAGTTCTTCTGCGAAAAAATTCCACCTGAAGAGGAAGCGGATTTCAAGAAACCTGAAATTCATCCTGACGACCCCAGGGCATACTGGCTGATTGCGGACTCAAAGGGAATCCTTGAAGGGTTAATGCATGTGTTCAGGCGTTCCGAGTTCAGCAAAGACGCAATCGTTCTGGTCTCGCAAAAGACTCCTGAAGCTTACATCAATTACCTCAAAGAAAGAAATTATGATTTCATCCGGACAGGCTCAGACCGTGTAAACATAAGACAGGCACTTGAAATTGCAAATGAAAGATATGGTTTTGAACTTGTAGTTTCAGATAGCGGGGGAGTTCTGAACAGTATATTACTCGAACATGGACTTGTCGACGAAATCAGCCTTATTCTCACTCCCGAAATTGTAGGGAAGAATGGAACAAATCTTTTCAGGACACTGGGAAAAAGCGGTATTCGGCTTGAACTTTTAAGAAATGAAATCGTGGAAAAGCAATGTGTACATCTGGTATATCGGGTTTTGAAAGAATAA